Proteins found in one Roseovarius pelagicus genomic segment:
- a CDS encoding helix-turn-helix domain-containing protein, with the protein MAKHETLTCFRTVFEAVGTPDFEKELADAMGNVLDFDFITMARYSTREMPRFLIHSHTFPSHMAELYLSEFAASDPYLDHWRRTRKEGVVWLQDFVRDHNRYSHYTGGLMPEIGVTDEIGVFLPGVADSSVAIFFNKKDALFSLEDSQALRGIFDACAALYRLHIRSLLRVSPEHIDSSPSLGYPLRITNSAGSTIWVTNEWSKQEVPEAELECFPLEASFGLPERFLWTLTPKDLSDQPAAQTSTIENWSNQMGLTPREKDIVQLIFKGHSSTNIAHMLDLSLGNIKNHKGRIYRKLGITSERELFLMFFGAMAE; encoded by the coding sequence ATGGCGAAGCACGAAACCCTGACCTGTTTCCGCACTGTCTTTGAAGCCGTCGGAACACCTGACTTTGAAAAGGAGCTTGCCGATGCGATGGGCAATGTCCTTGACTTTGATTTCATCACGATGGCCCGTTATTCCACGCGTGAGATGCCACGTTTTCTGATCCATTCGCATACGTTTCCCTCGCACATGGCGGAACTCTATCTGTCAGAGTTTGCCGCGTCTGATCCATATCTTGACCATTGGCGTCGGACTAGGAAGGAAGGCGTTGTTTGGTTGCAGGACTTTGTACGAGATCACAATCGCTATAGCCACTACACCGGGGGTCTTATGCCGGAAATCGGTGTCACTGACGAAATCGGTGTTTTTCTGCCCGGCGTGGCCGACAGTTCGGTTGCGATCTTTTTCAACAAAAAGGATGCGCTGTTTTCGTTGGAGGACAGTCAGGCTTTGCGCGGCATTTTTGATGCTTGCGCGGCGCTCTATCGCTTGCATATCCGCTCGCTTTTGCGGGTTAGCCCGGAACATATCGACAGCTCGCCCTCGCTTGGCTACCCGCTGCGGATCACCAATAGCGCCGGCTCTACGATCTGGGTCACCAACGAATGGAGCAAGCAAGAGGTGCCGGAGGCCGAGTTGGAGTGCTTTCCGCTGGAGGCCAGCTTTGGACTGCCCGAGCGGTTCTTATGGACATTGACGCCAAAGGATCTGTCGGATCAGCCCGCGGCCCAAACCTCGACGATTGAAAACTGGAGCAACCAGATGGGGCTGACGCCGCGCGAGAAGGATATCGTGCAGTTAATCTTTAAGGGCCACAGCAGTACGAATATTGCTCATATGCTTGATCTGTCGTTGGGGAATATCAAGAATCACAAAGGGCGAATCTATCGTAAACTGGGCATCACCAGCGAGCGGGAACTGTTCCTGATGTTCTTTGGCGCGATGGCTGAATAG